The segment CCTCGACGAAGTTGGTGACGGTGGAAGAACTCGTAAAGGTGATCAGATCGACCTGCCGATCCTGCAGGAGCGGCTTCAGCACATCCCTCGCCGTGCCGGACGGCACCGTCCTGTAGACCGGCACGACGTCGACCGTCGCGCCCCGCTGCGCAAGTTCCTTCGGCAAGAGATCCCGCGCCACCTCGGCGCGCGGGATCAGGACCTTGGCGCCCCGCAGATCATGCGGCCCCAATGCCTCGATGATCCCTTCCGCGCGAAATTCGGCCGGGACCACGTCGGGGATGATCTGCTGCGCCTCAAGGCCGGCGGCGGTGGCAGGGCCGATGGCGCAGACCCTGGCGGCCCCCAGGCGCCGCGCGTCCTGACGCAGTTCCCGCAGTCGCCGGAAAAATGCGTCAACGCCGTTCACGCTGGTGAAGATCACCCACCGATAGCTCTCCAGCCGCTCGATAGCACGATCGAGGGGCTCCCAGCTCTGTGGCGGGACAATTTCGATCAGGGGGACCTCGACGACCTCCGCCCCTTGCGTCTCCAACAGTTCCGCAAACCGCCCAGCCTGTTCGCGGGTCCTGGTCACCACGATCCGCCTTCCGAAGAGCGGCCGTCGCTCGAACCAGTTCAGTCGCTCCCGAAGCCGTACCACATCGCCAACGACCAGGATCGCCGGCGGCCCCAACCCGCGCATCTGGGCCAACGATACGATGGTGTCGAGCGTCCCGACAATGGTCTCCTGCTCGGGCTTCGTCCCCCAGCGCATGACGGCTGCTGGCGTCTCCTGAGCCCGACCGTGCGCCAGCAGCTTCTCGACGATTGCGGAGAGTTTCGCGTAGCCCATCAGAAAGACCAGTGTCCCGATGCCGGTGGCCACCTTCTCCCAATCGATCACCGAACCCTGCTTTGATGGATCCTCATGTCCGGTCAGGATCGCCACGGTCGAGGCGTAATCACGGTGGGTCAGGGGGATGCCGGCATACGCCGGGACGGCAATCGCCGAGGTGACGCCCGGAACGACCTCGAAGGGGATGCCCGCCAGAAACAGCTCCTCCCCCTCTTCGCCGCCCCGCCCGAACACGAACGGGTCGCCCCCCTTAAGCCGCGCCACGACCTTGCCGGTCCGCGCCTTTTCGATCAACAGCCGGTCGATCTCCGCCTGCATTGCTGCGTCGGCATGGCCGCCCTTTTTGCCGACATAGATCAGTTCGGCGTCGGGCCTGGCGTGAGACAGCAGACGCGGGTTGGCCAGGTAGTCGTACACCACGACATCGGCCTCGCGCAGACACGCCACGCCCCGCAACGTAAAAAGGCCGGGGTCACCCGGCCCCGCCCCGATCAGGTAGACCTTCCCTCTCATCCGCGCCTCTCCAGGAGCTGGGCGTTGACATCGCGAAGGATCTCATCGGCCCCCGCGGCGAGCAATGCCTCCGCCAAGGCCTGTCCTGCCTGCTCCGGCGCGTCGG is part of the Candidatus Methylomirabilota bacterium genome and harbors:
- the cobA gene encoding uroporphyrinogen-III C-methyltransferase, translating into MRGKVYLIGAGPGDPGLFTLRGVACLREADVVVYDYLANPRLLSHARPDAELIYVGKKGGHADAAMQAEIDRLLIEKARTGKVVARLKGGDPFVFGRGGEEGEELFLAGIPFEVVPGVTSAIAVPAYAGIPLTHRDYASTVAILTGHEDPSKQGSVIDWEKVATGIGTLVFLMGYAKLSAIVEKLLAHGRAQETPAAVMRWGTKPEQETIVGTLDTIVSLAQMRGLGPPAILVVGDVVRLRERLNWFERRPLFGRRIVVTRTREQAGRFAELLETQGAEVVEVPLIEIVPPQSWEPLDRAIERLESYRWVIFTSVNGVDAFFRRLRELRQDARRLGAARVCAIGPATAAGLEAQQIIPDVVPAEFRAEGIIEALGPHDLRGAKVLIPRAEVARDLLPKELAQRGATVDVVPVYRTVPSGTARDVLKPLLQDRQVDLITFTSSSTVTNFVEALAQEDLKAICEGVRIACIGPITKETAERVGLTVDIMPQQYTIPAFTAAIVDHFAA